The DNA segment CATTGATATGGCTCAGGCCAAAGCGATGTACAACATTCGCACCAATGTGGAGGGCGGCATTTTAGTGCTTGGAGTCATTGATGACACACCGGCAGCTGCAGCCGGTCTCAAACGCGGCGATGTCATTCTCTCCATGGACGGGGAGAAGCTGCAAAGCGCCAATAACTTGAAAGCAGTTCTCTATAAGTATCAAGTGGGGTCTGCTGCCGAGCTGGAAATTTTACGTGATGGGAAGGTGCAAAAGGTGCAGGTGACGTTCTCCGAGTATTCCGTCTCTGACGATGCGGAAGCCAACAAGGACAACCGCTTTATGCTACCGGATATAGAACAGTAAAAAATCAGGAACTGCTGTAAAAGGCAGTTCTTTTTTGATAAAATTTGAGATAATCAGAGCAGGACTAGACCGCAAGGAAGCATTGATGAGAGAAGACAAAAGGGAGTTGTTATGAACGATAAATTATATGTCACAGGGCATAAAAATCCGGATACGGATTCTATTTGTGCAGCGTTAGCTTATGCTGAGCTCAAACGCAGAAAGACAGGTCGAGAGGTGGAAGCCATTCGTCTTGGGGAAGTCAATCGGGAAACACAATTTGTGCTGGATTATTTCAAAGTGGATCCGCCGCGGCTCAAGGACAGTATCAAGGCTCAAGTTAGGGATCTGGACATGGACAAAGCCTACTGTGTATCAGAAAATGTGTCATTGTATAAGGCGTTAGCTCTCACTCAGGAGAATGGGGTGAACTCTCTGGCCGTGGTGGATCGGGAAGAGAATCTTATCGGCATTGTGAGTCTTTCCAACATCACGAGAGCCTATATGGATGTGTGGGACGATGCCATATTGGGCCGCAGCGGCACGACCTTTGAAAATATTTTGGAAGTGTTGGCAGGTTCCTTTGTCTATGGACCCCAGACACTGCACATGCCAACGGGACATCTTGTGATCTATGCCATGCATACCACCTCGGTGGAAGACAAGATTTCAAAGGGCGATATCGTCATCATCGGCGACCGCACTGATGCGCAGTTGGATGCCATTAAGCGTGGCGTAGGACTGATCATTATCACCGGCGGTTTCGGGGTAACCCAAGAGGTATTGGATCGTGCCAAAGAAGCCGATATTCCTATTATTTCCACCAACTACAATTCCTTTATGGCAGCGCGTCTTCTACCGCAAGCGGTGCCGGTCAGCCATGTGATGACTGATGACAACCTCATTACCTTCAATTTGAACGACACGGTGGACGATGTGAAAAAGATTATGGCGATGAGCCGTTTTCGTGCGTATCCCGTGCTGGATGCAAGGGGAAAGGTTGTGGGCAGCATTGGTCGATACCACTTGATTTCCGGGCATCGCAAGGAAATTATCTTAGTGGATCATAATGAAAAGAATCAGTCTATTGACGATTTGGATACAGCAGTGATCCGGGAGATCATCGACCATCATCGCGTGGCCAATATTGCCACGGATGAGCCGGTCTATTTCAGAAACGAACCGGTGGGATCCACCTCTACTATTGTGGCGGAGATGTATTACGAAGCGGGGATTATGCCGGGAAAGGCCATGGCCGGTCTCCTGAGTGCCGCGATTATTTCTGACACGCTGCTCTTCCGTTCACCGACAGCAACCGATACCGACCGATTGATGTTACAACGATTAAGTAAAATTACAGGACTTGACCCTGAGACATTTGCCATGGCGATGTTTAAAGAGGGGACTAAGCTCGACAATAAATCTGTGGATGATTTGGTGAGCGGTGATGTGAAAAAATTTGTCGTGGAAGGCAAGCAGCTGCGAGTCTGTCAAATTTTTTCCATGGATTTGGACAATCTGACGGCCATTGAAACGGAACTGAAGGACAAGATGGAAGAAGTCCGTAGTCGAAATAACGAAGCAACCTTTGTCATGATGCTTACAGATATTTTTAAAGAAGCGTCGGAGCTCATCGTGGTGGGCGATTATATCGAGGCCATCAGGGATGGATTCGGTATCAGCGGCGAGGGAGACACCTTCACCGTACCAGGTTTGCTGTCTCGCAAAAAACAGCTCATCCCGGTCATCACATCAGCTGTCACCAAAGCGGAGGACCGTTGAGTATCGAGCCTCGCATCGACGTGGTGCGAAAGGCAGGACAAAAGCACACCTATATCCGGCTGTATCCGCCGAACAGGGTGCGTATTTCCACCGACACCACCACCTCGGACGCCGACTTAAATAACTTTGTACAGGCACATCGCCGCTACATCGCAACCAAGCTTCAGGAGTTTCAACAGTATACGTATGAGCCGGTGCACACCTATGCAGCCGGTGACGTGTTTTACCTCTGGGGACAGCCCTATACGTTGGCGGTGAGGTGCGGCGCAAACAAGGTTACACTTCGAGGGGACCAAATCTTGGTGCAGGTACCGTCAATACAGCCGGTAAAAGTTGAAAGAGCACTCCACACTTTTTGTATCGAGGCAATCAAAGAGGCGGCCGGCCCCCATCTGGTTCGCTATGAAAAAGCGCTCGGCGTGCGAGCGGGCGAGGTGCGTTTTCGTCGAATGACAAGTCGTTGGGGGAGCTGCAACACCGTGACGGGTGCGCTTACCTTAAACACCGAACTTGTGAAGCGCTTACCGGTGGCGTTGGAATATGTGGTGCTTCACGAGCTAGCGCATCTTGTGGTGCGTGGACACAACAGCGATTTTTATCAGCTCATAAAAAAATACATGCCCCACTATAAAGATGCGGAGCATGTATTGAAATACTTTCCCATAGACCGTGCGTAGCGGTCTATTTTGTGATGAATTTTTCTAAAATTTGAATGGTATTTAACGCTGCGCCTTTACGGGTGTTGTCGGCAACGCAGATAAAGTTCAGTCCGTTGGCTACGGAGTGATCACGGCGAATCCGTCCTACAAAGACTTCATCTTTACCGGCAGTATTCAGCGGCATCGGATAGACATTATGGGCCACGTCGTCTTCCACAATCACACCTTGAGCGCCTTGAAAAGCTTCCAAGACCTGGTCCATGGTAAAAGGCTCTTTGGTTTCCACCACGATGCTGACCATGTGGGATTCAAACACAGGCACCCGCACTGCCGTGGCTGTGATGGCAATCTCCTGATCATTGAAAATCTTTCGCGTTTCATTGACCATTTTCATCTCTTCTTTGGTGTAGCCGTCGTCGAGAAAATCGTCAATGTGGGGAAGTAAGTTGTGGGCGATGGGATGAGGATAGAAGGTATTGGCGATGTTGTAATCGCCGCGCACCAGGTCTTCCACGCCGTTGATGCCGCTTCCCGCTACGGCCTGATACGTCGTATAGATGATGCGCTTGATGCCGAAGGCGTCGTAAATCGGTTTTAAGGCGACAACAGATTGAATGGTGGAGCAGTTCGGACTTGCAATCAGATTACCCTCTACGGCATCAAGATTGATTTCCGGAACAACCAGGGGCACGTCGTCGTCCATACGAAAGGCGGATGAATTGTCCACAATAATGGCGCCGAGCTCAGCTAAATAGGGTAAAAATTCTTTAGCGAGGGGACTGTCCAACGCACTGAGGGCATGGGTGATACCGCACTGTTTCAAATTGTCCTTGGTGAGCTCGAGAATGTTATACCATGCGTCTTTGAAGTAAAGCTTTTTGCCTGCCGAGTTTTTAGACGCAAAGAAAAAAATGTGGTCAAAAGGTACATTGCGTTCCCGTAAAATTTTTCTCATCTTTTGGCCGACAAGGCCTGTGGCACCGAGTACAGCTAGGTTAATCATAATATCCTCCCAAGGTTTTTATGTATTTTAGCACCAGTGCATGCTAAAATCAATATATAGGGTAAAGCTATAAAACATATTTAATTAAAATTATAGTATAAGCGATAGAATTTTAAAACCCTTCTTTGAGGAAAGGGTATCATTTATTTTTAGAGAGGAGACATGATGAAAAAAATTGCCCTGTTGGGATATGGCACGGTAGGACGCAGTGTCTATACATTGTTAAAGGCGATGGACGATGTGGAGGTCACAGCGATTCTTCGATCACGGGCCTATGACGACACGGTAGACGGTAAGGCGCTCTTCACTACAGATTTTGATGCGATTTTAAACTCCGATGCAGATATTGTCGTGGAACTCACCGGGGATTTAAATGCCGGATACCGCTATATGAAAGCTAGTCTTGAGCGAGGCAAAGCTGTCGTGACTGCATCGAAAAGTGTGGTGAGTGAGCACCTTTACGAGTTGAAGACCTTGGCAGAAGACCAAGGTGTGGGGTTTTATTACGGTGCGTCGGTGTGTGGGGCGATTCCCATTATCGACAATCTTATACTTCAAAAACGCATGGGGCCGGTGCGACACTTAAGAGGGATTATGAACGGCACGTCCAATTATATGCTCACCGCTATGACAGAAGGCGGTGACTATCAAAGTGCCTTGAAAGATGCTCAGGAGCAAGGTTATGCCGAGGCGGATCCTACGGCGGATGTGGAAGGTCTGGATATCTTACGAAAACTCACCATTCTTACGTCACTTGCAATAGGTGCCGTGATGACCAATGACGCCACATCCTATTATGGGATGAGCACGGTGCTGCCTATGGATATAGCCTTTGGCTTGGAACGTAGGATGAAACTGAAACTCTTGGCTCGATGTGATGTGGATCAAGATGGCGTTCGCACTGTTGTAGAACCGACCTTTATCGGCAGTGATGATGTATTCTATGGCGTGGACGGTGCGCTCAACGGCGTGGAACTGGACGGTGCCTACTGTCACCACCTGACTTTTCTTGGAGAAGGAGCCGGAGGCGATGCCACGGCCAGCGCTGTGGTAAGCGATATACTTCATGTACTATCAGGGGCGCGTCAATGCTATGAGCTGGCGGACGAAGCACCGACTGTACTGTCTCCGCTGCCTCAGACCTACTACGTTCGAGTGTCTGAGGAGGCTGATCTCGGGCTCGAAGGTTGTGAAGTACACCAAAAAGATGGGTACAAGCAATATATAGTTCAAAATACCGACCTTAAAGCGCTGTTAGCGGCGTGTCAAGGCGAAACCACTTTTATAGCGAGGTTAGGATGACAATTAACGAAGAAGCATTGGCCCACATTCGAAAAAAGCACCGCTACGTTCGCATCACATCCAATGTCGTCGCCGGCATGGGATCGTGTTGCGGGGCGGCAAAACCCTATATTGACGCGGCGGTGGAATTTGGAGGCGACGTGCCGGAAACCACCTACGAGCGCTATGACGTGGATGGTGTGCCGGTCTATTTGGAAAAGAAACTGAAGAATATTTATGGGGATGATTTTGAAATTGAATTGGAAAAGACGCTTCTCACCAAGCGTTTGGTCATCAAGGATTTCTTAAAAAAGGTTTGGGGGCATTAGTAATGAAGTTATTTATAACCAGTCGTATACCGCAATCGATTTTAGACAACATTAAGACATTGAATTTAGACATGGACTATGAAGACTCCAATATTCCGCTGTCTGCATCTGAATTAGCAAGACGGATGGTCGATGCGGACATACTCCTCTGTCCTCTGTCCGATAAGATTACGAAAGAGATGATGAGCCAAGCACCAAATTTGAAACTCATCGCCAACTACGGCGCAGGATTCGATAACATCGACATTGAAGGGGCAAAGGAGTTGGGTATTGCCGTGACGAATGCACCGGCGCCATCCTCTGCCGTCTCTACTGCAGAATTGACCTTTCTTCTCATTTTAGCGAGCGTTCGTCGTCTGATTGAAGGTGAAAAAGATCTTCGAGATGGCGGTTTTATGGGATGGCGCCCAACCTATTTTCTGGGGGAAGAGTTACGAGGCAAGACTTTAGGTATTATCGGCATGGGTAATATCGGAAAGAATTTAGCCAAACGGGCTATCGCTTTTGATATGGAAGTGATCTATTACTCCAGACACCGCAAAGAGGATGTGGAGGCTCTCGGTGCAGTCTATAAAGAGCAAGATGAGGTCATTGCAGAAGCGGACATCCTCACTCTGCATACTGCTTTTGCACCGGAACTTAGGCACATGATCGGATCGAAAGAATTGGCATTGATGAAGGATACGGCACACCTGATCAACGCCGCTCGTGGTCCGTTGGTAGATGAAGCGGCTCTTATCGATGCATTAGAGCGTGGGAAGATTCGAAGTGCCGCACTGGATGTGTATGAATTTGAACCCAAAGTATCTGAGGCATTGTTGAAACTGGACAATGTCACCTTGGCACCCCACTTGGGGAATGCGACGCTGGAAGCCAGAATGGAAATGGGCGAAGCTGTTGTAAACAATATTCGAGATTTTCTCGAAGGCAAAAAACCACGAAATGAGGTCACAAAATGAAGCTTGGAATTGGATCCGATCATGCCGGATTTGACATGAAGACAATGATAACAGAGTATTTGAAAGCACAAGGGCATACCGTGGTCGACTACGGCACGGACGGTAAGGACTCGGTCGACTATCCTGACTACGGTAAGGCAGTGGGCCGTGCTGTTGTAGACGGCGACGTGGACAAGGGCATTCTTATCTGCGGCACCGGAGTAGGCATCAGCATATCTGCCAATAAAGTGAAAGGCGTTAGAGCCTGTGTGTGCTCAGAGCCTTATTCGGCGCAGATGTCCGTACGTCATAACAACGCCAACATCATTGCCTTTGGGGCGCGTGTTGTCGGTGAAGATATGGCAAAGATGATCGTGGATACCTTCTTAGGGGAAACCTTTGAAGGAGGACGGCACGAACGTCGTGTTGGTAAAATTGAAGAAGAGTGATACAGTGGTCGGGTAACCGGCCACTTTTTATAGGTCGCTCAGGTCGCGATTAAAACCGTGGCTGTTGAGAAACTTTTAAAATTGACCACGTTTGTCCCAAGAAAATTTTAATGTAGCTACTCAGTGTTACAGCGTCAAGATCTTAGCTCGTGAACAAGAGTGCATTCAAGTTTCCAAGAAATGTAAAATCGAAAATGTTTTCCCATATGAATACACTGTGGAATTTACCCCAAATTTACGCCTTTTCACAAATAATCCGCTTGATTAATACAATAAAGTGGGTATAATAAAATCAAGATAAAACCTGAAAGAATAAAAATGAGAATTGGAGGCACGATGATGTTAAACTTTTATGAAGACATGTTTAAAATGCAAGAAAATACACTTAACGGATTCAAGAGTATGTTCGGAACAGACACCACCAATCCCGTGGCTCAAATTTTCAACAATAGCATGAAGTTCTGGGATCAGAGCTTTGGCCAAAACTTCACGACCATGGGGACACAAAACTTTTTCTCAATGTTCAAAAATTATTTCGACAATGTAGAAGCCATGCAAAGCAACTTCAATCCTCTGGCTGTTTATGAACGGATGGGTGGCGCCAACGTCTATGCTCAAGCTTATGATAACTATCGGGTGCTGATGAAAAAGGGTGTTGAGACTGTGAAGGACGTTGGAGATAAAGTGTTAGAATCTCAACGACAAATGAAAGACGCCATGAAAGGATCTTGGAAAAAGCTGGGGTTCGAAACCACCCTTGGCGACACACTTTTTGATCTCTATGAGGCGACATCAAAATCTTTGATGACAGGCATGGGAAACTTTGCCAATGTCGATTACAGTGCCTTCGGCAAACTCAATCAGCTGAGCCCTAGGGACTATGGCCACGTTATGAATGACTACCTGAAGAAGTACGAAGATGTCGTCGACAGTCTCTTGGCACTTCCAGGCACAAACTATTATAAAAAACAACTTAACCTTTATAAGGCGATCTTGGACAATCAAAAGGCGTATAACAATGCACTGGCTGAATATTACACAGTACTCGGTGGTATTTTTAAAGAAGCTTATGACAAAGCGGAAGGAGAATTTAAGAAAAATGTAGAGGAAGGTCTTGCTAAAGATACTTTCCAAGACTACTTCGCTTTTGTCGATGCCAAAACTCGCGAGCTGATCACAGACAAGACTCGTGAAGCAGCCTTTGAAGCAACGCTGGACAAGACCATGGCAGCTTATCATACAATGAAAGACAAAACTCAGGAAGCTTATGCCAAATACCTCAACCTCTTTGCAGGCCCTGAAGCCGATGGAACTGGCAATGAAGTTGAAGTCCTCAAGGCAAAATTAGATGCTTTGACTAAAGAAGTAGAAGCTTTGAAAGGGCAGGGTAAATAAGGCTAGCTGGATTGATAGATAGCTTTAAGTGGGTTTATTATTTAGATATTTCAAAAATCATCTTCTAGCCTTTTATAGAGGAATAAAGTAAGAATACACAATTTTTATAATGAAAAAATCCCTTCTTTTGAAATGCGCTCAAAATAGAAGGGATTTTTTCGTGATTATATTATTCAACTTAGTTCTAATTCTTTATTTTGAGATAGTCGAATGCAAGACATTTTTGCGGCGCTTAGTTTCTATTATTAGTAATTAGTACTGTCATTAATTGAAATTATAGTTAGCATTAAATTAATTGAGACAAATGAAATCTCAATAAAATTATTTAATATCCTAGTTATAGAATTTTACTTTTATTAAAATATTTTTACTGACTGTATTATGGGCAACTATCTTATTGATAAAAGTGTTGCTCTTTATTATAGGAATAGCATAGGGTGTGTGAATGTATGGATGGATGTGCCAACCTTTCTTTCTACAGAAGTTACTAAAGAAAATAACGATTTTATACTTTAATAATATAAAAAAGTATAGTATTTAAATTCTTTCGTCAAAAAGCAACTCTAGTTAAACTTGACAATTGTTTAAAAATTGTATTGACAAATAATTTATTATATTTTATGATGAGCAAAGAACAATAGGTAAGCGCTTACAGAGCGGTTTTTTATTTCGCTTCGATTGTAAGCGCTTACAAAAACAGGAGGTGGTTCATGAACATTTATGATATAGCGTCCAAGGCAGGCGTCTCGATAGCTACAGTTTCAAGGGTTTTAAATAATAATAAAAACGTTAGCGAAAAAACTCGTAATAAAATTTTAGATATCATGAAAGATGAGGAATACACACCTAACGGGGTAGCCAGAAGTTTAGCTACCAATAGATCAAAAACAATTGGAATTTTAGTACCAGATATAAGAAATAATTTTCATTTTGAGTCGGCCTATGCTATTGAAAAACTATTATATAAGTCAGGATATGTTTCAATTTTATGTAATACAGGAGAATCTTTAAAAGATAAGATCAATTATATCAATGTATTAAGAAGTAAAAAAGTTGATGGAATAATCACCATAGGTGCGGTTTATGGGGAAGAAGAACTTTTAGATATTTTAAAAAAGATACACACCAATATTCCTGTTGTCCTTTTAAATAATTACGATAAGGGACTTTTAAGTGTATATTGCGATGAAGCATCAGGCATAATTGAAGCGGTTAATTATTTATTTAATAAAGGCTATAAAAAACCTATTTTTGTTTCAGATAAAAAAGCATTTAAAACGAGAGCATACAAAGAAAAGATAAGAGGTTTTTCGTTAGGTGTGAAGAATAGGTGTAAATTCATTGAAATGCAAGTTGAAAATGATGATGATTTTGATGAATTGATTGATTATATAACACAGAATCATGTAGATGCAATACAATTTGAAAAAGATACAATAGCAATTAAATTTTTATCCAAAGTTTTAGGTAAGGAAATCAATATACCTCAAGATTTAGGAATTATAGGTTTTGATAATATAGATTTAACAAACCATACAAGGTTAAAGATATCTTCTGTAGATCATAAAATCAATACTCATGCCGATATTGCTGTAAGTGTTCTTTTAAAAGCTTTAGAAGGAAATGTTGAAGATGTGAATATAGTAATCAAGCCTGAATTTATTGCAAAAGAAACTACAAGATGAATTGGAGGGGATGAAATGAAAATAAATGAAAAAATAAAAAAAGATAAAGATTTACAGGAGAGTATTTTACAATTTGGAGAAGGAAATTTTTTAAGAGCTTTCGTTGATTGGATGGTAGATTTATCCAATGACAAGTATGACAAACCAGGATCTATAGTAATTGTACAACCGATTGAGCATGGATTAGTAGATTTGATCAATTCACAAGATGGATTGTATACATTATCTATGAGAGGAAGTACAGCAAAAGGTAAGAAAATAGAAAATAGAATAATTAAATCAGTATCAAGAGGTATTAATCCATATACAAATTTTGGTGATTATGTGGAATTTGTTACGAGCGAAAATTTAAATTATGTGATCTCCAATACTACAGAAGCAGGGATTGTATATCAATACGAAGATTTTAAGGAAGATGAAATTCAAGATAGTTTTCCTGCAAAAGTAGCTCAGCTTTTATACTTCAGATTTAAACATTTTAATGGCGAAAAAGAGAAGGGATTAATTTTTTTACCAGTAGAATTGATTGATGATAATGGATATTTTCTAAAGAAATATGTTTTAAAACATATAGAAAATTGGAATTTAGGCGTTGAATTTAAGACCTGGGTTGAAGAGTCAAACCTTTTTACATCAACATTAGTAGATAGAATTGTGACAGGACGTCCTT comes from the Peptoniphilus equinus genome and includes:
- a CDS encoding putative manganese-dependent inorganic diphosphatase → MNDKLYVTGHKNPDTDSICAALAYAELKRRKTGREVEAIRLGEVNRETQFVLDYFKVDPPRLKDSIKAQVRDLDMDKAYCVSENVSLYKALALTQENGVNSLAVVDREENLIGIVSLSNITRAYMDVWDDAILGRSGTTFENILEVLAGSFVYGPQTLHMPTGHLVIYAMHTTSVEDKISKGDIVIIGDRTDAQLDAIKRGVGLIIITGGFGVTQEVLDRAKEADIPIISTNYNSFMAARLLPQAVPVSHVMTDDNLITFNLNDTVDDVKKIMAMSRFRAYPVLDARGKVVGSIGRYHLISGHRKEIILVDHNEKNQSIDDLDTAVIREIIDHHRVANIATDEPVYFRNEPVGSTSTIVAEMYYEAGIMPGKAMAGLLSAAIISDTLLFRSPTATDTDRLMLQRLSKITGLDPETFAMAMFKEGTKLDNKSVDDLVSGDVKKFVVEGKQLRVCQIFSMDLDNLTAIETELKDKMEEVRSRNNEATFVMMLTDIFKEASELIVVGDYIEAIRDGFGISGEGDTFTVPGLLSRKKQLIPVITSAVTKAEDR
- a CDS encoding M48 family metallopeptidase, producing MSIEPRIDVVRKAGQKHTYIRLYPPNRVRISTDTTTSDADLNNFVQAHRRYIATKLQEFQQYTYEPVHTYAAGDVFYLWGQPYTLAVRCGANKVTLRGDQILVQVPSIQPVKVERALHTFCIEAIKEAAGPHLVRYEKALGVRAGEVRFRRMTSRWGSCNTVTGALTLNTELVKRLPVALEYVVLHELAHLVVRGHNSDFYQLIKKYMPHYKDAEHVLKYFPIDRA
- a CDS encoding aspartate-semialdehyde dehydrogenase — translated: MMINLAVLGATGLVGQKMRKILRERNVPFDHIFFFASKNSAGKKLYFKDAWYNILELTKDNLKQCGITHALSALDSPLAKEFLPYLAELGAIIVDNSSAFRMDDDVPLVVPEINLDAVEGNLIASPNCSTIQSVVALKPIYDAFGIKRIIYTTYQAVAGSGINGVEDLVRGDYNIANTFYPHPIAHNLLPHIDDFLDDGYTKEEMKMVNETRKIFNDQEIAITATAVRVPVFESHMVSIVVETKEPFTMDQVLEAFQGAQGVIVEDDVAHNVYPMPLNTAGKDEVFVGRIRRDHSVANGLNFICVADNTRKGAALNTIQILEKFITK
- a CDS encoding homoserine dehydrogenase, which encodes MMKKIALLGYGTVGRSVYTLLKAMDDVEVTAILRSRAYDDTVDGKALFTTDFDAILNSDADIVVELTGDLNAGYRYMKASLERGKAVVTASKSVVSEHLYELKTLAEDQGVGFYYGASVCGAIPIIDNLILQKRMGPVRHLRGIMNGTSNYMLTAMTEGGDYQSALKDAQEQGYAEADPTADVEGLDILRKLTILTSLAIGAVMTNDATSYYGMSTVLPMDIAFGLERRMKLKLLARCDVDQDGVRTVVEPTFIGSDDVFYGVDGALNGVELDGAYCHHLTFLGEGAGGDATASAVVSDILHVLSGARQCYELADEAPTVLSPLPQTYYVRVSEEADLGLEGCEVHQKDGYKQYIVQNTDLKALLAACQGETTFIARLG
- a CDS encoding CC/Se motif family (seleno)protein; this translates as MTINEEALAHIRKKHRYVRITSNVVAGMGSCCGAAKPYIDAAVEFGGDVPETTYERYDVDGVPVYLEKKLKNIYGDDFEIELEKTLLTKRLVIKDFLKKVWGH
- a CDS encoding NAD(P)-dependent oxidoreductase, with the translated sequence MKLFITSRIPQSILDNIKTLNLDMDYEDSNIPLSASELARRMVDADILLCPLSDKITKEMMSQAPNLKLIANYGAGFDNIDIEGAKELGIAVTNAPAPSSAVSTAELTFLLILASVRRLIEGEKDLRDGGFMGWRPTYFLGEELRGKTLGIIGMGNIGKNLAKRAIAFDMEVIYYSRHRKEDVEALGAVYKEQDEVIAEADILTLHTAFAPELRHMIGSKELALMKDTAHLINAARGPLVDEAALIDALERGKIRSAALDVYEFEPKVSEALLKLDNVTLAPHLGNATLEARMEMGEAVVNNIRDFLEGKKPRNEVTK
- the rpiB gene encoding ribose 5-phosphate isomerase B, with product MKLGIGSDHAGFDMKTMITEYLKAQGHTVVDYGTDGKDSVDYPDYGKAVGRAVVDGDVDKGILICGTGVGISISANKVKGVRACVCSEPYSAQMSVRHNNANIIAFGARVVGEDMAKMIVDTFLGETFEGGRHERRVGKIEEE
- a CDS encoding poly(R)-hydroxyalkanoic acid synthase subunit PhaE, which produces MMLNFYEDMFKMQENTLNGFKSMFGTDTTNPVAQIFNNSMKFWDQSFGQNFTTMGTQNFFSMFKNYFDNVEAMQSNFNPLAVYERMGGANVYAQAYDNYRVLMKKGVETVKDVGDKVLESQRQMKDAMKGSWKKLGFETTLGDTLFDLYEATSKSLMTGMGNFANVDYSAFGKLNQLSPRDYGHVMNDYLKKYEDVVDSLLALPGTNYYKKQLNLYKAILDNQKAYNNALAEYYTVLGGIFKEAYDKAEGEFKKNVEEGLAKDTFQDYFAFVDAKTRELITDKTREAAFEATLDKTMAAYHTMKDKTQEAYAKYLNLFAGPEADGTGNEVEVLKAKLDALTKEVEALKGQGK
- a CDS encoding LacI family DNA-binding transcriptional regulator, whose translation is MNIYDIASKAGVSIATVSRVLNNNKNVSEKTRNKILDIMKDEEYTPNGVARSLATNRSKTIGILVPDIRNNFHFESAYAIEKLLYKSGYVSILCNTGESLKDKINYINVLRSKKVDGIITIGAVYGEEELLDILKKIHTNIPVVLLNNYDKGLLSVYCDEASGIIEAVNYLFNKGYKKPIFVSDKKAFKTRAYKEKIRGFSLGVKNRCKFIEMQVENDDDFDELIDYITQNHVDAIQFEKDTIAIKFLSKVLGKEINIPQDLGIIGFDNIDLTNHTRLKISSVDHKINTHADIAVSVLLKALEGNVEDVNIVIKPEFIAKETTR